In Oncorhynchus nerka isolate Pitt River linkage group LG21, Oner_Uvic_2.0, whole genome shotgun sequence, the following are encoded in one genomic region:
- the LOC115103554 gene encoding GTP-binding protein Rhes-like: MSLEVKEKTQVRLVFLGAAGVGKTALIRRFLQDTFEPKHRRTVEEMHSKEYDIGGSKVTVEILDTSGSYSFPAMRKLSIQNSDAFALVYAVDDAESLEAVKSLRNEILEVKEDKYTPIVVVGNKSDRAGSDRQVAADDVLSTVELDWNNSYVETSAKENNNVMEVFRELLQQTNLPSRLSPALRRRRETFPKGDPKGIRPPMNKTNSCIIS; the protein is encoded by the coding sequence ATGTCTCTAGAGGTGAAGGAGAAGACCCAGGTGAGGTTGGTGTTCCTGGGGGCGGCCGGCGTGGGCAAGACGGCCCTGATCCGCCGCTTCCTCCAGGACACCTTCGAGCCCAAGCACCGGCGCACCGTGGAGGAGATGCACAGCAAGGAATACGACATCGGCGGCTCTAAGGTCACCGTGGAGATCCTGGACACCAGCGGCAGCTACTCCTTCCCTGCCATGCGCAAGCTCTCCATCCAGAACAGCGACGCCTTCGCCCTGGTCTACGCGGTCGATGATGCAGAGTCGCTGGAGGCCGTCAAGAGCCTCCGAAACGAGATCCTGGAGGTCAAGGAGGACAAGTACACCCCGATCGTGGTGGTGGGCAACAAGTCAGATCGAGCAGGAAGCGACCGGCAGGTGGCAGCTGACGACGTACTGTCAACagtggagctggactggaacAACAGCTACGTGGAGACGTCGGCCAAGGAGAACAACAACGTGATGGAGGTGTTCAGGGAGCTGCtgcagcagaccaacctgcccagCCGGCTGAGCCCTGCTCTGAGGCGCCGCAGGGAGACCTTCCCCAAAGGAGACCCCAAGGGCATCCGGCCGCCCATGAACAAGACCAACTCCTGCATCATCTCCTAA